The Quercus lobata isolate SW786 chromosome 9, ValleyOak3.0 Primary Assembly, whole genome shotgun sequence region TAAGAATTTGAATCTTAAAAACCAATATGGAAAATATAggattttaatgagttgtttaaaaaatgatattgaatTTGCATTAGGAAATTTTATTATCTCCTTAATTTAATTTCCTAGAAATGAGCAATTAAGTTTCAAATTCAAAGACCCTCAATAAAAAGCATGCTGATTAGATTAGTATTCTGTAAACTTCCTAATCTAGCACATTTCATTTAGCCTGTCTTTTTGGATTTGCAAATCCACTGTGAGGTGGAATCTCTTAATTAAAACTATGAAATTAAGCTCGTGTAAGTTTTCATTCTCTATatctttgtgatttttttaattaattagtattttttttgtgtaCATTTTATTTGGGATTTGCTATgatttttgttgagaaattaATTAGTTATTTTCAATTCAATTGGTAAATTTATATCATATTTCCAAATATAATCGGGTTAGTCAAATTTAAGTTGATATTTCTATTGAGAAagtttttaataagtaattaaatattttttaaaatacgtTTGGTCATTAATATCAAgagattttcttttaagttttatttaaaatttgaattgaaaataaaatatggaaaatataaaagatgATAGAATCTTAAATGAGGAGATTAGGTCAAGttttaaatggaaaaagaaaataagagggAAATTTATAAAaggaattgattttttatttataattaaaaataaaaatatacaatttcaAAAGTCGATTTTTGGGGGTGACTTTGAGAGCACTATATTAGCaaaaccaccccccccccccaaaaaaaaaaaaaaaaaaaaaaaagatcggTCGGTTCAGGTTGAACCCGAATCCAACCCGAAAAATATATAAGAGCAAGACCCACACCCGACCAGACCTGACCCGGACAGAGCCTTCAGTTCGGTCGGGTCGAGCGGGTTCAGATGGGCGAGATAGTCATGGAAGTCCAGACCTCCATGTGAAAGAACCTAAAAGGGAAAGGgacaaacaaaacaacacaGTTCTATCAGAACAAGAACGATCCACAAATCCCCAAAATAGGGAAGATATGTCATCCATTAATCATGTATCACTCTTTAATTTAGGTAAGAGTAAATGGTTCGGTTGGAGCAAGCAGCAAGAGCCtcaacaaaaagcaaaaaaactcTATATCAGTATACTATAGAGATACTAACAAGATCATCAGTGGAAGTTAATAGTTGAGTTGATAGACAAGAGTCTTTAATTCCATCTAAGCAAGCAAGTTTAAAACCAACAATTGCCTAAGAAAAGTGAATGTATTTCACACTGTGAAGCAACACAAGAAAATGCGTACACaagtttaaaattgaaaatattacaCACTTTCAATGATTCATCActgacaaagaaaaaaacaacaaaaaaattaaataaacccattaaaggaaaaaaaagcaaaactcacttatatattattttttgcttaCCTTAATCTTTGTAGCCTCAGCAACAAAACCAAGAATAACTGATGAGAGCCCCAAGACTCCGACAATAGCACATATCACCACCACCCTTCGCTCCAtcttagctctctctctcaaaaaagagaCTCTCCTCTCTAGAAGTTCTAAATAGTTTTAGTCTCAGTGAATTGGTCAACCAATGTTGTTGgtgagtttttttctttttgctgaatTTTGGGTTGAGTATCAGTCACTTGAAGGgtgcgtttggataccgctgaaaactgaaaactgaaactgaaaactgaaaaacactgtagcgaaataatttttaaatgtgtgaatagtatcgtgggaccaatttttaatgaaaaagttgctgaaaagtgaaatttgtgggtccgtgaacagtacacgatgtgctgtgattgataaaaaaatttgaaaagtcaaagtttgcggctactgttcattgaacagtgcatgaacagtagccgcttgtGGGAAAatcgcgtgaaaaaaaaaaaaaaaaaaaaaaaaaaaaaaaaaaaaaagaaaaacgcaAACGCGGATTGGGCaaaaaacgcccaatccaaacgcaaccGAAGTATGAAATAAACACTACCCCTTATTATAATGTGGAAGGTTGAAAGAAAGAGGTAGAAGACGTGTAAAGATGGATAATTACTAAGTCTTGTGGGAATTATCCAAAAACAATGTTAAATTAGAAATCTTCGTGGGATCCAAGTAGAAACTTCGTTCGCATAAATTGCTCAGAGCTGTGTTCCACCGACGTCCAACCCATCTGATAATATCTCCTTTGGCTTTGGTTGATAAAGTAAAGAACCAATTGGTCAAAACATGTGGGGTTGAAGATATTATCTCCGGTAGGACCCGTCAAAACGTTTCGGTTGAGAATGTAATTGCATTGGCATGTGATCCacgaaaaatatatataactaaccctttttttttttttaatatttatggaTAGGATTGTTGTATTATAAAATCATTTATATTAAAAGTATTCATAAGTGGTATGATACTAATTTACCACTTTCGCAttaattatatcattttataaACCGCAGGTTTCAATTATtgtacttcaaatttttttccctccgaaataattctttaaaaaatagcCAGCAGTAAGTCTTGTTGGGAAAGCCTAGATCTTGGGGTTTCGTTTGGTCGGAGAGAAAGAGTTGTTAGCCAGCTCTTCCCTCTTCAAAACCCTAGTAATTTCCATCTTAAAACCCTAAACTTAACTTCATCTaaggattcaaaaaaaaaaaaaaaagagactcatgtaaaaattgaaaaaaaaaacaaaaaaaaattataaaaaaaaaaaaaaaaaacgttaggattgagaaaaagagagagagggactcTTGTTAGGACTCTCTTCCCTCCTCAAAACAATTACCACCTCGAAACCATAAACTTAACTTGGCAATGCAAAattctatcttttttatttgctttcataTGTAcctgaaattttctttctatcttattcttttgttatgtttagaattgatttttcttttgagtatttgggttaatctccatatttatattgacattgtttttgtgggtttggtttttgggttgaaatttctaataattattttatattgtatgTGGCAGATGaaacatctctattttttggaaaaaaaaaaaaatcaaaactgcAACCTATGTCTTCCAGCCCAGGGaatggtaaatttttatttggtatattatatataaattttttggatttgaagggttttgtttggttttgaagtagaatttggggattctataaaatttgaaagttttaagtcttggggtttttggtatttgtctCTTAGTAGGTTGATCTTAATTCTTCACCTTATATGCTTTTGCtttattgtgaatttttatatgggtttgtgtgattttttgttttcttaattaaagctatgctttttggttgattaattatttgtttggattcaacataaaagataatggaattaggtGTTATAATTATGATATtgttccatgttttgaattgtcTATATTGTTATTACTATGACTAAGTAAAATTAAGAAAGTCATATTGCTGCTTAAATTTGAAGCTTGGTATGTCTTCCTCATATCATGGTCTTTATTTATATCTTTGTAGTTTATATTAGTTTTaagtgtgtatgtatatatataacttttgggagttttgctttattaatttaagaattgtaaattaATTTGTAGGTTTCAATAACTATGCACCTGCAGTGATATGTTGAAAACATAAGCATATACGTATGGTattaacattttataaaaatttcgCTTACAACCCAATAAAGTTCTATGTTAGACAACACTATTAAACTATAGAAAAGCATAGAAGTTAATGTTATGTTTGATAACagttattattttctattttcaaaaatttgttttttggaatataaagaaaaaaacaattttcttgtatttttgaaatcaaaaacatgtttggttagttcaaattttaaaaaaaaaaaaaaaaagttttttgaagaaaaaaataaaaaatactaaaatatgttgttactaggatttgaactctaattttaactcattaaatgaaacaaattcattaaatcaaatgtgtattttcattgacttttgaaaactaGAAACTGAAAGTaatcttttgcatgtttttagtttccttcataaattgagttttgagaacagtttttgttttatgtcCATTTTTTAttgccaaacaaattttttagtcttaaaagtagaaaattatttttgaaaatagaaaataaggggaaaattAGTTACCAAAGATACCCTAAATATTTGTTCccattgtattttatttaattatgatagttcatttttttttttaaatgctaacTAGCAAAATAGCTATAATATGCATATTATTGGCCcaattttctatttataaatttcttagattttattatataaataacttTTTCGTGTATCGCACAAGTTAGCGACCTTATGTATTATAAAAGCATTTATATTGAAAGTGTTCATGAATTGTATAATACTAATGTACCAATTTCGTAttaattatatcatattataaacGGCAAGGTTCAACTATtgaacttcaaattttttttccccaaagaaATTctctaagggtccgtttggatacaatttatttttgctgaaactgaaaattaaaaattgaaaactgaaaacactgtaacaaaataatttttaaatgtgtgaatagtaccgtaggactcatttttaatattttttttttggaataaagtggttgtggatcttgtgaacagtgcatgaacagtgatGAATAGTAAATTTTGTCTCTAAAGGTTGGAAAcgggtggaaaaaaaaaaaaagcaaaacgcAAACACAGACGCAACATAATTCCTATCCAAACACTCACTAACAAAATAGCTGGCAATAAGTTTTGTTGAGAAAGCCTAGATCTTGGGGTTTAGTTTGGTCAGAGGGATAGAGTTGTTATCTATTTTGGATGAAGTGACTGAGGAGGGAAAGCgagtagagaaagagagagggaaagtgATTGAGTCAATGAGAAACCGGAAGTGTTGTAGTGTCAAATTTTAGGGGTTTGACTTTTGGGtaatcggttttttttttttaaattaatattagtattttttttgaattcttttttttaaatgaattcttttatttttgtttgaaatttttaaaatttacctACCATTCTACGTttatctatgaaaaaaaaaattcctacctacatttacaatataatttttaaatttctatactttttttttttttagaatactaagtatttttaacagaCACACAGGAGAGAAGagaaagttttttaaagaaatttacttTCCAATGtacactcattttccaatgtgggattaatctactattttttcttttaagaatactaagtatttttaacacacacacacggagaaaagagagaaggttttttaaagaaatttacaatGGTGTATATCCAAATTGGCCTAAGTTTTGGATACATAGCATAGACTTTAAACTTCTTAAACTCatactcatttttcaatgtgGAATTAACctactgttttttcttttgagaatactaagtatttttaacacacacacagggAGAAGGTTtttctatactatatataagaggattccACCTTTTGAACTgaacttttatgtggttcaaaaataccctcattaatgtAGGATAACTTCTCTCATAAATATAGTCATAAATGTCAATTAacatatttcattttaaatttaaaaggagaattcctaaaatttagaattttttttttcccttcacttataaaaatttatacttttttattcatttttcatctaaataaaattaaaacactcccaaaattttaaaaaaaaaatattaaaaataaaaactaagagcatttttaaaatttagcattttttccCCTCACGTTCatcttatttttatgtaaaaaaatcattgctatataaaaaaaatattaaagagcctctgagcacatGCAACGCACGTACTTAAATGCTAGTATTAATATAATGAGCTTTTTCAAATATTGTTAGGAGtataaatttgttaaaacaTCTAAAATAATAGGAGAATATCTACCTAATGTTTGAAGATtgctaatttttacattataatttatttattcttatattaattaatttattaaaataattatgttaaaatgcaaaatatatCCTCTAAATTTGACCAATTCAGTtgaagaatttatttatttccatatcaattaatgtattaaaataattagactaaaaatgctaaatatacTCTCTAAATCTcaccaaaattcattttagttaTCTAACTTCTCTTTTGTtaaattgagttttttaattttcaagtttattcaattaaagtttCCTGTCACTTCCATTAAAGAATTACCATTAGTTTTgaccttaaaaaataaaaacaaaaaattaataaagattaatttccttgaaaaataaattattttgaaagttTCTATCAAATTAATGGAAATAAACGGAGGAACATCAAAAAATCCAGCAAACTTTCCcggaaaacaaacagaaaataataataataataataataataataataataataataataaaataaataaatagagaagaaaaataacttATAGTTAACTAGTTTTCCTCCCAAATCTTGGCATTATCATCCACAAACACAATCACTAAATCAAAACCATCACAGTACAATTAAAATCTCCTCCCAAACTGCAAAAGCTATGGTATTTTGGATCAAAGAGAGAAgacagagagagtgagagatcgATTGAGAATGTCGCCACTGTGAAAGAAGATCTAGACGTGGAGGTGGTTGGTTAGGAGGACAAAGGAGTCAAAGCCTTTCTTCATAACCTGAGCTGGAAAGCCCCGATTCTCTCGTAcacttctcttctctctcactcatcaAATCAATCAGTTTTTCCTATCAAAGCCGAACCTGTCAAGGAATTGAAACCCCTAAAGGTTGTTTCATTACCATTGAATCGTGTCTAAATTAGTCTCATCCATCAATGTGGCACGCTTTATATATGGGAAATTATCACTATTATGGTCCAGAAggcatatttgatatttcacatCTTTAACAATAACCCATCCAACTCATAACAATATAGAATGTTTCAGATTACATATACATCCTAGGAAAAGACAAGTTCAAAGAATTTACTGGTGCTAGCAAACAGCAGAATAtgattgaaacttgaaaatacCCCCATTTCCCAGTGAGCCAACACGATCATCCTCTTTTTAAAACTGATTGAAGCATATTATCAACTGGGAACGAACACAAAATTACCAATCATGTAAATTGTCGTCTGATATATGTGTCTTCATGTACAAAAACAGGATCTTGAGTACTGCTCTGTGCCAGCCCTGGTGGGATCTGAGGCTGTCCCATAGCTATGCCTCCTTGATTAGGAATAGAAGGATTGCCCCATAGACTGTCACCGTTCTTTGCCGAAGTTAAGGTGAGATAATAGATAATACCGAGAGCCACACTTGCAAGGGACAACATGGCACCTCCAGCAAAGACTCCGGGTTTCACAACATAGCAATAGTAGTTGAAGTACGCACTTTCGTCACCATGTTGATCATTGAGTGCAGCACCGGTAAGCAACAGAAGAAACGCTATGACAAATGTAAACCTACTCAAGTGTCAAATAGACTAAATCAATTGGAAACCAATACCAAATGAActgcaaaaaacaaaacaaaacaacacgcacacacccaaaaaaaaaaaaggaatcaaCAAAAACGAAAGGCAACAGTACATGGTGAAATAATTATGCATGCTGTAAAAAGAAGGGAGAAAATGGAGATTGTGGTAAAAGTAGTAAAAATACTGCTTGTGTTCCACATGAAAGGTCTTTTAGTATCCAGATAGGTCTCAAATGCAGTTTACTAAATTTCCATTAAATGTAGTCAATAGACACCATTGAGGGTTTACAAcgattttgaaaatataatacGAGAGGAATTATGAACTCTGATTCagtgattctaatttgaaaccACCCTACTATAAGTAAGGGATCTATGTAATTTTCCCAATAAAAAATGTAGCAACTTAAAACGTCAATTTGTCAATCTACTTCAATGCACTCCTTGAAGTCCGGGTTTTGGCACCcgaaaaataataaacaagcCACATTTCTTTGTACTCTTAACAGGTTGGTCACAAAAGGGGCACATGGGAGCTGAAGGGTTACTAAACCCAGTTGAGGAAAAACAGAACGCACATGACTATAAGAAAAGTCTTACATTTAGCAGGAAAAAAATGTAGCACACGTGTTCATTCAACAAGTGAGAATTCTAAGCAACCATTCATATTTTAGAAGGCGGcaatatgaaaaaagaaacGTTATAAGCAAGAAGTATGACTCAATAGAAATTGATTTGACTTTATGTTGGACATATTTATGAATTGTGTATTTTTTACCATATTTAAGAAAACTAAAACATGGATTATAGTTACTTTATACTCTTAAAGAGTGTGGTTGGTATCCTCTTTTCTaagcaattttattttcttaaatcctCTTTTGTCTCACCTTTTAGCAAATAAACtagctttttcaaaaataaactaacttaTTTGCTTAAAGccacttttttctcacattttagcAGATAAACCATCAGAAAATAGAGGATGTCAAACTCAAACTAAATATGTGCTTCATTTCTCTCTATTGTTGCTTGAATATTAGATTATATATGTGATGAACTACCACTTATTCAAAAGCTTAAGCTAATAGGAAAGcataaatttaatcacttaaccatgactctaaccattttttaaacttatttgaGACTTGTTATTAATCTTCTAGACACACAAGTGTATATTTATCGACCAATTAATTAATGTATCCTAGCTTAACTAGTATCCTAGTATTTCAAGAATTATCATATTATACCATATCCATATACATATTGCATCTGTGTCTCATGCCAGTATTGATGCTTTATAGATCATAACCATCTTAATTCAGACACTAATAGTCCTCATtaacaataagttttcaaaGGATAAGGCAAAAATCAATCAAACAGGAATGAAAGTTTTATCAGCAAGTAGTGAATGAAACATACCAGGAAACAACAAAGCAGATCAGCGCTACAGTCCAATTAGAGTTAGAAGGATGAGGATTTCTTTTGCAACAAATACACCCAGTTGaaacatttataattatttgagcAATCATAAGAGATAATGCTGAAGTTAAACCAAGAGCCATAGCTGGACTTCGAGGGTATACACATTCAGAAATAGCAGTGACCTGAACCTGAGAACTCTGGAAATAAAAGAACATTTCAGCAATGCTTTCATCACAATCACTGTAGACAAGGAATAATAGTGATTATGCACAAAAAATCTGAAGACAAAATGGGAGGCAGTCAGAATCAATTTCCAGATGCCCACAGCCCACTTATGCAGGCATGATTTGATAAAAGGTCCTGCTAATGTACCTGCCTTTTGAGTACATTAGCAGTGCTCCTGTACTCCCGTTTCATCTC contains the following coding sequences:
- the LOC115960498 gene encoding protein MODIFYING WALL LIGNIN-2-like; this encodes MMERKVLLICFVAGFLGLLSAATGFGAEGTRIKSSQVQVTAISECVYPRSPAMALGLTSALSLMIAQIIINVSTGCICCKRNPHPSNSNWTVALICFVVSWFTFVIAFLLLLTGAALNDQHGDESAYFNYYCYVVKPGVFAGGAMLSLASVALGIIYYLTLTSAKNGDSLWGNPSIPNQGGIAMGQPQIPPGLAQSSTQDPVFVHEDTYIRRQFT